A section of the Engraulis encrasicolus isolate BLACKSEA-1 unplaced genomic scaffold, IST_EnEncr_1.0 scaffold_870_np1212, whole genome shotgun sequence genome encodes:
- the LOC134444935 gene encoding uncharacterized protein LOC134444935: MSNLAVRSAAGVGGAAAEKVLLHHGVGHQASTGGKNYKRANVCVAEEAGLRYLSAGAGAGVKNASASAIATPVGASADAAASVAEANASAGLVEDVLEAQAGASMYKASAHAGVGVGELGVRAGAEASVAKVSAGISNTPLQAHAVLAGADAEAGICWKYAGVSAGAYLAEAKAGPFAARAGVKALLSFKQAEYCDSSEVYMDNVSL; this comes from the exons ATGTCCAACCTAGCAGTGAGGTCAGCCGCAGGTGTAGGAGGTGCTGCGGCAGAGAAAGTTCTTCTCCATCACGGTGTAGGACATCAGGCCAGCACCGGGGGTAAAAACTACAAAAGAGCTAACGTGTGTGTGGCGGAGGAGGCAGGTCTAAGGTACCTGTCTGCAGGAGCAGGTGCTGGGGTAAAGAATGCCTCTGCGTCTGCCATCGCCACACCCGTGGGAGCCTCAGCGGATGCTGCTGCCTCTGTGGCTGAGGCCAATGCCAGCGCTGGCTTGGTGGAGGATGTGTTGGAAGCCCAGGCAGGAGCTTCGATGTATAAAGCATCAGCACATGCTGGAGTTGGAGTGGGGGAGCTGGGGGTACGGGcag GAGCTGAAGCATCTGTGGCTAAAGTTTCAGCAGGCATCAGTAACACCCCTCTGCAGGCCCATGCTGTACTTGCTGGGGCAGATGCTGAAGCTGGAATATGCTGGAAGTATGCGGGTGTCAGTGCCGGAGCATATTTAGCAGAGGCCAAAGCTGGACCCTTTGCAGCACGAGCTGGCGTCAA aGCTCTGCTTTCTTTCAAACAGGCGGAGTACTGCGACTCCTCAGAAGTGTACATGGACAATGTGTCCCTCTAG